A genomic region of Sulfobacillus acidophilus DSM 10332 contains the following coding sequences:
- a CDS encoding Phosphoglycerate mutase (PFAM: Phosphoglycerate mutase family~InterPro IPR013078~KEGG: pbr:PB2503_08739 hypothetical protein~PFAM: Phosphoglycerate mutase~SPTR: Putative uncharacterized protein), with amino-acid sequence MTALRGKRLWVMRHGRPDLPDNPFFMTRETFNRFLEAYDAAGLSDREKDRLRRLYEGYPRPDLVVTSDLPRARETAELFARSAPIIEDPVFREIPVRLPDVPTWFLSRLWPGEIWWGYLRFAWFYDIPPEGQKKSLERAQTAIGKLEQYQSDVPNLAVVSHSGFLLVLIDQLQRAGRIRGRRLPHIGFGLPTDYIWQ; translated from the coding sequence ATGACAGCATTACGGGGCAAACGACTTTGGGTTATGCGGCACGGCCGACCTGACCTTCCGGATAATCCTTTTTTTATGACACGAGAAACGTTTAACCGCTTTCTGGAGGCGTATGACGCCGCGGGGCTGAGCGATCGGGAGAAGGATCGCTTACGTCGCCTCTATGAAGGATATCCGCGACCTGATTTGGTCGTCACCTCGGACTTGCCGCGGGCCCGCGAGACCGCCGAGCTTTTTGCCCGCTCCGCCCCAATTATTGAGGATCCGGTGTTTCGGGAAATTCCGGTGCGATTGCCGGACGTGCCGACGTGGTTTTTGTCCCGTCTCTGGCCGGGTGAGATTTGGTGGGGATATTTACGGTTTGCCTGGTTTTACGATATCCCTCCCGAAGGCCAAAAAAAGAGTCTGGAACGGGCCCAAACGGCCATCGGGAAATTGGAGCAGTATCAATCCGACGTCCCCAACTTGGCGGTGGTATCCCATTCGGGATTTCTTCTGGTACTGATTGACCAGCTCCAGCGAGCGGGTCGCATTCGGGGACGACGATTGCCGCATATCGGGTTTGGCCTCCCGACCGACTACATTTGGCAATAA
- a CDS encoding NADH dehydrogenase (quinone) (PFAM: NADH-Ubiquinone/plastoquinone (complex I), various chains~COGs: COG0651 Formate hydrogenlyase subunit 3/Multisubunit Na+/H+ antiporter MnhD subunit~InterPro IPR001750~KEGG: ote:Oter_2460 NADH dehydrogenase (quinone)~PFAM: NADH:ubiquinone/plastoquinone oxidoreductase~PRIAM: NADH dehydrogenase (quinone)~SPTR: NADH/Ubiquinone/plastoquinone (Complex I)) yields MRITNPIVAGWPSRAGIGLLAGAILGLGIYSWFRPWTTHQMAATPLRSVFLMLLGVVGIAVAWFRYGYREHGQPQVASWLPWFFISMAGVLLANTVWVFMTAWEIMALTSFFLVIADRQQPNILKQGYIYWVMSQMSAMAILAGFFLLAATLHSAHFTEWAQAARNLPLSTKMTVFWLLLLGFGTKSGLVPFHVWLPRAHPVAPASVSALMSGVMIKLGIFGVMQFVIGDLGPMPEWTGLAIIALGALSALTGVLYAVMETDLKRLLAYSSIENIGVIVVGLGLGALGEDTGHPALWVGGLLAGLFHTVNHGLFKSQLFMAAGAVEQHTGTLEADQLGGLVRTIPGVFWAFLAGAMALSGLPPLSGFASEWLTFQTLLTDLRFFQAAGGLVMLAVGLGLAASAGLALMTMVKAVGVIFLGEPRRPVGRRPLPAALVRPLLFLSTLSVAIGVFPAVAIRELARVVAANPFPLPTLGVLDHLPVIVLALGGLVAGLQAVSRRTDTRSVPRWATGREASSAMQWTSVSMTKSVRTTFALLYRPHRQLIGEGTQARYYPERLQYQGGTESVWDRYFYRPLYHVAWRLSHWVTRVQAGPIRWYVAYVLVTTGVFLLWVRGR; encoded by the coding sequence ATGCGCATAACGAATCCTATTGTGGCGGGATGGCCATCTCGCGCGGGTATCGGGTTACTGGCGGGGGCCATTTTAGGGCTGGGCATCTACAGTTGGTTTCGACCCTGGACGACGCATCAAATGGCTGCTACGCCTCTGCGCTCCGTCTTTTTGATGTTATTGGGCGTGGTCGGGATTGCCGTGGCGTGGTTCCGCTACGGCTATCGGGAGCATGGTCAACCGCAAGTGGCCAGCTGGTTACCCTGGTTTTTCATCAGTATGGCGGGGGTTTTATTGGCCAATACGGTTTGGGTTTTTATGACCGCTTGGGAAATCATGGCACTGACATCATTCTTTTTGGTCATTGCGGACCGCCAACAACCGAACATTTTAAAACAGGGTTATATCTATTGGGTCATGTCGCAAATGAGTGCGATGGCCATTTTGGCGGGATTTTTCTTGTTGGCGGCCACCCTCCACTCGGCCCACTTTACCGAATGGGCACAGGCGGCCAGGAATTTGCCTTTGTCCACTAAGATGACGGTGTTTTGGCTGTTGCTATTGGGTTTTGGCACCAAAAGCGGCCTCGTGCCCTTTCATGTATGGCTGCCGCGGGCCCACCCGGTGGCACCGGCCTCGGTGTCGGCCCTCATGTCGGGCGTCATGATAAAACTCGGCATCTTTGGCGTCATGCAGTTTGTCATAGGCGATCTAGGGCCCATGCCGGAGTGGACAGGCTTGGCGATTATCGCCCTGGGAGCCTTGTCGGCCCTGACGGGCGTCCTCTACGCGGTGATGGAAACCGATTTGAAACGGCTCTTGGCGTATTCCAGTATTGAGAACATCGGTGTCATTGTGGTCGGGCTCGGGTTAGGGGCACTGGGAGAGGACACCGGGCACCCTGCCCTGTGGGTCGGCGGGCTTCTGGCCGGCCTTTTTCACACGGTTAATCACGGACTGTTCAAAAGTCAACTGTTTATGGCGGCGGGTGCCGTTGAGCAGCACACCGGGACGTTAGAGGCCGATCAACTGGGTGGACTCGTTCGCACCATTCCTGGGGTGTTTTGGGCATTTTTGGCCGGGGCCATGGCGTTGAGCGGGTTACCGCCCCTGAGCGGATTCGCGAGCGAGTGGTTGACGTTTCAAACGCTCCTGACGGATCTTCGATTCTTTCAGGCCGCCGGCGGTCTGGTGATGTTGGCCGTGGGGTTAGGTTTGGCGGCTTCCGCCGGGTTGGCCCTGATGACCATGGTTAAAGCGGTCGGCGTCATTTTTTTGGGGGAACCGCGCCGACCGGTCGGTCGCCGACCCCTCCCCGCCGCTTTAGTGAGGCCGTTACTGTTTTTGAGCACGCTCTCGGTGGCCATCGGGGTATTTCCCGCAGTGGCGATCCGCGAACTGGCCCGGGTGGTGGCCGCCAACCCGTTTCCTCTGCCGACGCTCGGGGTACTCGACCATCTGCCGGTCATCGTATTGGCCTTGGGCGGGCTGGTCGCGGGACTTCAGGCCGTGAGCCGGAGAACCGACACGCGGTCTGTACCCCGCTGGGCAACGGGCCGCGAGGCGTCGTCCGCGATGCAGTGGACATCCGTATCGATGACTAAAAGTGTTCGGACCACGTTTGCGCTGCTTTACCGTCCCCATCGGCAATTAATCGGGGAAGGGACGCAAGCTCGCTATTATCCCGAACGGCTGCAATATCAAGGGGGCACCGAATCGGTCTGGGATCGGTATTTCTACCGCCCGCTCTATCACGTGGCTTGGCGGCTTTCTCATTGGGTGACCCGTGTTCAAGCCGGTCCGATTCGTTGGTACGTGGCCTATGTGCTGGTGACCACCGGCGTGTTCTTGTTATGGGTGCGGGGGCGGTAG
- a CDS encoding formate hydrogenlyase subunit 4 (COGs: COG0650 Formate hydrogenlyase subunit 4~KEGG: mag:amb0210 formate hydrogenlyase subunit 4~SPTR: Formate hydrogenlyase subunit 4), whose amino-acid sequence MKIVWQLGMTVIGIVSAPFWYGVSQMVKARMQGRRGPGPGFYYHVLANSWRQETLVPEPASFVFHWAPSVALAVGVLAMGLVPWAGEPLFGTDTDNLLLLGFLLALERFWTGLAGIDTAGSFGGLGASRILTVGSGIEPAWLAVVAFVASVSHKTSIVRLMPHLQTLPLGWIMGAFSLAGYGLVLLAEAGRLPVDNPDTHLELTMMHEAVTLEYSGRPLAEWQLAQMVKWTLLVGLIGVIWGPFSSTPGWAVLEQGAEWLVGSAVIGWLESHWIKWRYFQLPGYLLLAAGLGAVAVFLAQGGLD is encoded by the coding sequence GTGAAAATCGTATGGCAACTGGGCATGACGGTCATCGGGATTGTATCCGCTCCGTTTTGGTATGGGGTTAGCCAAATGGTGAAAGCGCGGATGCAAGGACGGCGAGGGCCTGGTCCCGGTTTTTATTATCACGTACTGGCGAACAGTTGGCGCCAAGAAACGTTGGTGCCTGAGCCCGCATCGTTTGTGTTTCACTGGGCGCCCAGCGTAGCCTTGGCCGTGGGCGTGCTCGCGATGGGGTTAGTCCCTTGGGCGGGGGAGCCTCTTTTCGGTACGGATACGGATAACCTTTTGCTGCTGGGATTTCTTCTTGCGTTGGAACGGTTTTGGACCGGTTTGGCGGGGATCGATACGGCCGGGAGTTTTGGCGGCTTGGGCGCGAGTCGGATTTTAACCGTCGGGTCGGGCATTGAACCGGCTTGGCTGGCCGTGGTGGCGTTCGTGGCCAGTGTGAGCCACAAGACGTCCATTGTCCGTCTGATGCCGCATCTCCAAACCCTCCCGCTGGGCTGGATTATGGGCGCCTTCTCATTGGCGGGGTACGGGCTGGTTTTATTGGCGGAAGCCGGGCGATTGCCGGTGGATAATCCGGATACCCATCTGGAATTGACCATGATGCATGAGGCGGTCACGCTGGAATACAGCGGACGGCCATTAGCCGAGTGGCAACTGGCCCAGATGGTGAAGTGGACCTTACTGGTCGGCTTAATCGGGGTCATCTGGGGGCCTTTTTCGTCTACCCCGGGATGGGCCGTGTTGGAACAGGGTGCCGAATGGCTGGTCGGTAGTGCCGTGATTGGGTGGCTCGAAAGCCACTGGATTAAATGGCGCTATTTTCAGTTGCCGGGGTATCTTCTGCTGGCGGCGGGACTCGGTGCGGTCGCCGTATTTTTGGCGCAGGGAGGGTTGGATTAA
- a CDS encoding NADH dehydrogenase (quinone) (PFAM: NADH-Ubiquinone/plastoquinone (complex I), various chains~COGs: COG0651 Formate hydrogenlyase subunit 3/Multisubunit Na+/H+ antiporter MnhD subunit~InterPro IPR001750~KEGG: tcu:Tcur_4706 NADH/ubiquinone/plastoquinone (complex I)~PFAM: NADH:ubiquinone/plastoquinone oxidoreductase~PRIAM: NADH dehydrogenase (quinone)~SPTR: NADH dehydrogenase (Quinone)): MTAYVLYGGPLGVVGLSVLGWIRPGRWLTRAVWGWLSALLGVGVLTLAPHLRLTQPSSLLALVVLVITWASAGDSLWWTAEHPAVPLTRYYLWWAGFWASLTGLALTDNLAAAWLWVELSTVTSAALILEMHSRRALEAAWKYVLIVSVGLLLGLLGLILLYAGLGSHHAGFATFNFGYLETHWRHIPLGIRQLSGVLLIVGLGTKVGLAPFHTWLPDAHAEAPAPVSGLLSGVLLGLTLWTLHRYLAAVPMGPVGSGSPWLLWLGVLSVMVGSFSLFMQREVKRLLAYSSVEQVGMMAIGLGLGTSAGIAAALWQWIFHAGIKSGTFFVSGHLSERLHAKRMDAWQGAFRRAPRLGTVWAVGILALSGVPPLGISYSEWLLVRALWLDHQTGVLVLLSVGLTVTFMALLYHLLRGLFGSWERRQEEPSDHERLMEDPDGQERALGHG, encoded by the coding sequence ATGACGGCATACGTGTTATATGGCGGACCGTTAGGCGTAGTGGGGTTATCCGTATTGGGATGGATCCGGCCCGGTCGATGGCTGACGCGAGCGGTATGGGGGTGGCTCAGTGCCCTCTTGGGCGTAGGCGTCCTCACTCTGGCCCCGCATCTTCGGTTGACCCAGCCGAGTTCTCTCCTGGCGCTCGTGGTGCTGGTGATTACGTGGGCGAGTGCCGGGGATAGTCTTTGGTGGACGGCGGAGCATCCGGCCGTTCCGCTTACCCGCTATTATCTCTGGTGGGCCGGGTTCTGGGCTTCGTTAACGGGGTTGGCCCTGACGGATAATCTGGCGGCCGCCTGGCTTTGGGTGGAGCTCTCGACCGTCACCTCGGCGGCGCTTATTTTAGAAATGCATAGTCGGCGCGCCTTGGAAGCGGCTTGGAAATATGTGCTGATTGTGTCGGTCGGCTTACTGTTGGGGCTTTTGGGCCTGATCCTGCTATATGCGGGCCTCGGTTCCCATCATGCCGGGTTCGCGACGTTTAATTTCGGGTATCTCGAGACCCACTGGCGCCATATTCCTCTGGGGATCCGGCAATTAAGCGGCGTGCTGTTGATTGTCGGTCTCGGAACCAAAGTGGGATTAGCGCCTTTTCATACCTGGTTGCCCGACGCTCATGCCGAGGCGCCGGCGCCTGTCAGCGGGTTATTGTCGGGGGTCTTGTTGGGGCTGACTCTTTGGACCCTTCATCGCTATTTGGCTGCCGTCCCCATGGGCCCGGTGGGTTCGGGGTCCCCCTGGCTATTATGGTTAGGGGTGCTATCGGTTATGGTGGGCTCATTCTCCCTTTTCATGCAGCGCGAGGTGAAGCGGTTATTGGCCTACTCATCGGTGGAGCAAGTGGGCATGATGGCGATTGGACTCGGGTTGGGGACTTCCGCGGGAATTGCCGCCGCCCTCTGGCAGTGGATATTTCATGCGGGGATCAAGTCGGGTACGTTTTTCGTCAGCGGGCATTTGTCGGAACGATTGCATGCGAAACGAATGGATGCGTGGCAAGGCGCTTTTCGCCGGGCGCCCCGATTAGGCACGGTTTGGGCCGTCGGTATCTTGGCGTTGTCCGGGGTTCCGCCGCTTGGGATTAGCTATAGCGAATGGCTGTTAGTCCGCGCGCTCTGGCTCGACCATCAAACGGGGGTTTTGGTCCTTTTAAGTGTTGGGCTGACGGTCACCTTTATGGCGCTTCTCTACCACTTGTTACGGGGGCTTTTCGGATCTTGGGAGCGCCGACAGGAGGAGCCGTCGGACCATGAGCGATTGATGGAGGATCCGGACGGACAGGAAAGGGCGCTCGGCCATGGATAG
- a CDS encoding hypothetical protein (KEGG: nca:Noca_4467 putative hydrogenase HycP~SPTR: Putative uncharacterized protein): protein MDSAGLVILLGALGILLSRRVPIGIGALVAQGVSVGVLEWTPSLRQHPELLIFLGATLAMKAGLVPAMVWRGFSVWPDAHYRDPALPLWAYVGGLFLWAVVYHVGRVLDTTGLVSSPTLVTEGLATVFVGLFTVVARRHFLSQVMSLMVVENGLVLLARALTGSLPAILEWGLLIDVGLLGVVALWINQRLHHLFRTADTGVLKRLRG, encoded by the coding sequence ATGGACAGCGCGGGATTGGTGATTCTTTTGGGGGCGCTGGGGATTCTTCTCTCCCGCCGGGTGCCGATCGGCATTGGGGCTTTGGTCGCTCAGGGCGTGTCGGTCGGGGTGTTGGAATGGACCCCGTCACTTCGGCAACATCCGGAACTTTTGATTTTTCTGGGGGCGACTTTGGCGATGAAAGCGGGACTGGTACCGGCCATGGTCTGGCGGGGTTTTTCCGTCTGGCCTGATGCGCATTATCGCGATCCGGCGTTGCCGCTCTGGGCCTATGTGGGAGGACTCTTTTTGTGGGCGGTGGTCTATCACGTGGGTCGTGTCCTCGATACGACGGGGCTGGTGTCGTCGCCGACGCTGGTGACCGAGGGACTGGCGACCGTGTTTGTCGGCCTTTTCACCGTTGTGGCCCGGCGTCATTTTCTTTCCCAGGTAATGAGTCTGATGGTGGTCGAAAACGGATTGGTGTTATTGGCGCGTGCTCTTACCGGATCCTTACCGGCCATTTTGGAATGGGGCCTTTTGATCGATGTGGGCCTTTTAGGGGTTGTGGCGCTTTGGATTAATCAGCGCCTTCATCATTTGTTTCGTACCGCCGACACCGGCGTATTAAAGCGGCTACGGGGGTGA
- a CDS encoding FAD-dependent pyridine nucleotide-disulfide oxidoreductase (PFAM: Pyridine nucleotide-disulphide oxidoreductase~COGs: COG1252 NADH dehydrogenase FAD-containing subunit~InterPro IPR013027~KEGG: sua:Saut_0503 sulfide-quinone oxidoreductase~PFAM: FAD-dependent pyridine nucleotide-disulphide oxidoreductase~SPTR: Sulfide-quinone oxidoreductase) codes for MKRAVVLGARFGGLAVVAWLRRLYSPGHLEITVIEQWQRMIYRPGLVDVFQSDPLSVLPRLTIPLASYFQKRRVRLLTDTVVGIDPEKRHVMVASHAPVPYDVLFVATGMEPAWDAVSGLSRRHGGLCEGYLARRSGRLLHAEPHGRMVWAVGPLLGVDHWDPPVTVGCECPLLESLFIWDRYLRQKHRRDQVELTVVTPAARIAEMVGPRAREWVLSELDRRSIRLVTGARYQQVTDRTLVLSNQTIPYDHSVWIPPYSGPRWAQNTPLVDQGGWIPVSAHLQHPVFPDIYAVGDGVSRSWPKQGHSAMVEARVAVTHWHAQQEKQKPPPPFRPLMLWVLEAGGPSGIFHASTTFWGGSRDILWQGRWPVWVKRSFGWAYIRRQGDLPIMP; via the coding sequence ATGAAACGCGCGGTCGTGCTGGGAGCCCGCTTCGGGGGGCTCGCGGTGGTGGCCTGGTTACGGCGCCTTTACTCTCCCGGCCATTTGGAGATCACCGTCATAGAACAATGGCAACGGATGATTTACCGGCCCGGCCTGGTCGACGTCTTTCAATCCGACCCGCTTTCCGTATTGCCGCGCCTGACGATCCCGCTCGCCTCCTATTTTCAAAAACGCCGGGTCCGTCTCCTTACCGATACCGTGGTTGGCATAGACCCCGAGAAGCGTCACGTCATGGTGGCTTCCCATGCGCCGGTACCGTACGACGTGTTATTTGTCGCAACCGGTATGGAACCGGCTTGGGACGCCGTTTCAGGCCTTAGTCGGCGGCACGGTGGGCTTTGCGAAGGCTATTTGGCCCGTCGCAGCGGCCGGCTCTTACACGCCGAGCCTCATGGGCGCATGGTGTGGGCGGTCGGCCCGCTCCTCGGAGTGGACCACTGGGATCCCCCGGTCACGGTCGGCTGCGAATGCCCCCTCTTGGAATCTCTTTTCATTTGGGATCGATATCTGCGGCAAAAGCACCGGCGCGACCAGGTTGAGCTGACCGTTGTCACCCCGGCCGCCCGTATTGCCGAAATGGTTGGTCCGCGGGCCCGCGAGTGGGTCTTAAGCGAACTCGACCGCCGCTCCATTCGCCTCGTCACCGGGGCCCGCTATCAACAAGTGACGGACCGTACCCTAGTTTTATCCAATCAAACCATCCCCTATGATCACAGTGTCTGGATCCCTCCCTATAGCGGTCCCCGCTGGGCCCAAAACACCCCGTTGGTCGATCAAGGCGGCTGGATTCCGGTCTCGGCCCATCTCCAACACCCGGTGTTTCCCGACATCTATGCGGTGGGTGACGGGGTGAGTCGCTCGTGGCCTAAGCAAGGGCATTCCGCGATGGTCGAAGCCCGGGTTGCCGTCACCCATTGGCATGCGCAACAAGAAAAACAAAAGCCCCCACCGCCTTTTCGCCCATTGATGCTCTGGGTGTTGGAAGCGGGGGGGCCTTCCGGTATTTTTCATGCCAGCACCACATTTTGGGGCGGATCACGGGACATTCTGTGGCAAGGCCGTTGGCCTGTCTGGGTTAAACGGAGTTTTGGTTGGGCCTATATTCGGCGGCAGGGCGACTTGCCGATCATGCCTTAA
- a CDS encoding transcriptional regulator, ArsR family (PFAM: Bacterial regulatory protein, arsR family~InterPro IPR001845~KEGG: cag:Cagg_0742 ArsR family transcriptional regulator~PFAM: HTH transcriptional regulator, ArsR~SMART: HTH transcriptional regulator, ArsR~SPTR: Transcriptional regulator, ArsR family), giving the protein MGALHDFKAELFKALGHPLRLRILELLRTGEKTVGELQRLLMVEASSVSQQLAVMRAHHLVESRKQGTNVFYSVKDPLIFDLMDTARTIFENQLATWVSVLDEPES; this is encoded by the coding sequence TTGGGCGCGCTACACGATTTTAAGGCCGAACTCTTCAAAGCCTTGGGACATCCCTTGCGCCTCCGTATCTTGGAGCTTTTGCGGACGGGGGAAAAAACTGTCGGCGAATTACAACGCCTTTTGATGGTGGAAGCCTCCTCCGTATCCCAGCAGCTGGCGGTTATGCGGGCGCATCATTTGGTGGAGTCGCGTAAACAAGGGACCAATGTGTTTTACTCGGTTAAAGATCCTCTCATTTTTGATTTGATGGATACCGCGCGAACGATATTCGAAAATCAGTTGGCGACCTGGGTTTCGGTTTTGGATGAACCCGAATCGTAA
- a CDS encoding Methyltransferase type 12 (PFAM: ubiE/COQ5 methyltransferase family~COGs: COG2226 Methylase involved in ubiquinone/menaquinone biosynthesis~InterPro IPR013217~KEGG: rmr:Rmar_2332 ubiquinone/menaquinone biosynthesis methyltransferase~PFAM: Methyltransferase type 12~SPTR: Menaquinone biosynthesis methyltransferase ubiE) has translation MSVVTEKEPETGDLTPTFDWMAPRYESQTDAVSWGRYDGWLRDLMTIAEGFSPRRVVDLGCGTGRLLEKLYRRHPDWELVGVDAAAHMLDEITVPVNRVHARLQEWAPRHPREFDVALMSFVLRDQADPGAAIRAVHQALKPGGHLVVLETHTPKGWAGRGFEAYFYQWLPRWGDWSLTKDWPYRPEEAPYRWLARSHRRWHRGDQMPAWLKEAGFRNVQTRRPATDVVMVWTAEA, from the coding sequence ATGAGCGTGGTGACGGAAAAAGAGCCGGAGACCGGCGATTTAACCCCAACGTTCGACTGGATGGCGCCCCGCTACGAATCGCAAACCGATGCCGTCTCCTGGGGCCGCTATGACGGATGGCTACGAGACTTGATGACGATTGCCGAGGGATTTTCCCCAAGGCGGGTGGTCGATTTGGGCTGCGGGACCGGACGGCTCTTGGAAAAATTATATCGGCGGCATCCCGATTGGGAGTTGGTGGGGGTTGATGCGGCCGCCCACATGCTGGACGAAATCACCGTGCCGGTGAACCGGGTGCATGCCCGTCTCCAGGAGTGGGCGCCCCGGCACCCGCGTGAATTTGACGTGGCTCTCATGAGTTTTGTTTTACGGGATCAAGCCGATCCCGGTGCCGCCATACGGGCCGTCCACCAGGCGCTAAAGCCGGGGGGTCATTTGGTGGTGCTGGAAACCCACACGCCCAAAGGGTGGGCCGGCCGAGGGTTTGAAGCGTATTTCTATCAGTGGCTTCCCCGTTGGGGGGATTGGAGCCTCACCAAGGACTGGCCGTATCGGCCCGAAGAAGCGCCTTATCGATGGCTTGCACGTTCCCATCGCCGATGGCATCGTGGCGATCAGATGCCGGCCTGGCTCAAAGAGGCGGGATTTCGGAACGTTCAAACCCGTCGTCCGGCGACCGATGTCGTGATGGTGTGGACGGCGGAGGCTTAA
- a CDS encoding GCN5-related N-acetyltransferase (PFAM: Acetyltransferase (GNAT) family~COGs: COG1670 Acetyltransferase including N-acetylase of ribosomal protein~InterPro IPR000182~KEGG: tmr:Tmar_2223 GCN5-related N-acetyltransferase~PFAM: GCN5-related N-acetyltransferase~SPTR: GCN5-related N-acetyltransferase) — protein MHLMDHGPYRRLRRLEPGDVARLMEWDNDPEIYQLTGKKFSYELDPKRWWLSLHEDNRRLALGIVNDQQELIGDVELEHITWRAREAELRVSIGDKRYWNQGMGGEAVSEMLMIAFGPLGLEKIYLRVRHDNPRAIRVYQKVGFQPVGRLKATGHLAGMADLILMEVTPKTYQPWKVRAASALWFRTPVS, from the coding sequence GTGCATTTAATGGATCACGGACCATATCGTCGTTTGCGTCGGTTAGAGCCCGGCGATGTGGCCCGGCTTATGGAATGGGATAATGATCCGGAGATATATCAACTGACCGGAAAAAAATTTTCGTATGAATTAGATCCGAAACGTTGGTGGCTTTCATTACATGAGGATAACCGGCGCCTAGCGCTCGGAATCGTCAATGACCAGCAGGAACTCATCGGTGACGTCGAATTGGAACATATCACCTGGCGGGCGCGCGAGGCGGAATTGCGCGTCTCGATAGGTGACAAGCGCTATTGGAATCAGGGGATGGGCGGAGAAGCGGTATCCGAAATGCTGATGATTGCGTTTGGGCCGTTGGGACTCGAGAAAATCTATCTGCGGGTGCGGCACGATAACCCGCGAGCCATTCGGGTCTATCAAAAAGTGGGATTTCAGCCGGTAGGCCGGTTAAAGGCTACCGGCCATTTGGCGGGGATGGCCGATCTGATATTAATGGAAGTCACCCCCAAAACCTACCAGCCATGGAAAGTCAGGGCGGCGTCGGCACTCTGGTTTCGTACGCCCGTTTCATAG